In the Streptomyces formicae genome, one interval contains:
- the manA gene encoding mannose-6-phosphate isomerase, class I encodes MDRLTNTIRPYAWGSTTAIAELIGVEPSGEPQAEMWMGAHPGAPSRTERGALNELIDADPEHELGKEAVAKFGPRLPFLLKILAAGAPLSLQVHPDLAQAKEGYAEEERRGVPIDAPHRNYKDANHKPELICALTPFDGLCGFRDPAETATLLEGLGVDSLKPYVDLLRAHPAEAALREVLTAVLSADPEQMSETVAEVTAAAQRLGGAYEPYAGIAHHYPGDPGVIAAMLLNHVQLQPGEALFLGAGVPHAYLDGLGVEIMANSDNVLRCGLTPKHVDVPELLRIVRFEPTDPGVLRPEASPDGEEVYDTPIDEFRLSRYVLPEGAAAHDLTAATPQILLCTAGTVHAGELALEPGRSAFVPAGEKAEVSGVGTVFRATVVA; translated from the coding sequence GTGGACCGCCTCACCAACACCATCCGCCCCTACGCCTGGGGTTCCACCACCGCCATCGCGGAGCTCATCGGCGTCGAGCCGAGCGGCGAGCCGCAGGCCGAGATGTGGATGGGAGCCCACCCGGGCGCGCCGTCACGCACCGAGCGCGGCGCGCTCAACGAGCTCATCGACGCGGACCCGGAGCACGAGCTCGGCAAGGAAGCGGTCGCCAAGTTCGGCCCGCGCCTGCCCTTCCTCCTCAAGATCCTCGCCGCGGGCGCCCCGCTCTCCCTCCAGGTGCACCCCGACCTCGCGCAGGCGAAGGAGGGGTACGCGGAGGAGGAGCGCCGGGGCGTCCCGATCGACGCCCCGCACCGCAACTACAAGGACGCCAACCACAAGCCCGAACTGATCTGCGCACTCACGCCGTTCGACGGCCTGTGCGGCTTCCGGGACCCCGCCGAGACCGCCACCCTCCTGGAGGGTCTCGGCGTCGACTCCCTCAAGCCGTACGTCGACCTGCTGCGCGCGCACCCCGCGGAGGCCGCGCTGCGCGAGGTCCTGACGGCCGTCCTGAGCGCCGACCCCGAGCAGATGTCCGAGACGGTCGCCGAGGTCACCGCCGCCGCCCAACGCCTCGGCGGCGCCTACGAGCCGTACGCCGGAATCGCCCACCACTACCCCGGCGACCCGGGCGTCATCGCGGCGATGCTCCTCAACCACGTCCAACTGCAGCCCGGCGAGGCCCTGTTCCTCGGCGCCGGAGTCCCGCACGCCTACCTCGACGGCCTCGGCGTCGAGATCATGGCCAACTCCGACAACGTCCTGCGCTGCGGCCTGACCCCCAAGCACGTCGACGTGCCCGAACTCCTGCGCATCGTCCGCTTCGAGCCGACCGACCCCGGCGTCCTGCGCCCGGAGGCTTCGCCCGACGGCGAAGAGGTCTACGACACCCCGATCGACGAGTTCCGCCTCTCCCGCTACGTCCTGCCCGAGGGCGCCGCCGCCCACGACCTCACCGCCGCGACGCCGCAGATCCTGCTCTGCACGGCGGGCACGGTCCACGCGGGCGAACTGGCCCTGGAGCCCGGCCGGTCCGCATTCGTCCCCGCAGGCGAAAAGGCCGAAGTGTCCGGAGTGGGCACGGTTTTCCGTGCCACTGTGGTGGCCTGA
- the ahcY gene encoding adenosylhomocysteinase, protein MTLINGQDFKVADLSLAEFGRKEITLAEHEMPGLMSIRKEFSATQPLAGARIMGSLHMTVQTAVLIETLVALGAEVRWVSCNIFSTQDHAAAAIAVGPNGTPDDPQGIPVFAWKGETLEEYWWCTEQALTWPNTPTGGPNMILDDGGDATLLVHKGVEYEKAGKVPSVDTAENDEHRVILQLLNRTITDGSQKWTQLASEIRGVTEETTTGVHRLYEMHRDGSLLFPAINVNDAVTKSKFDNKYGCRHSLIDGINRATDVLIGGKTAVVLGYGDVGKGCAESLRGQGARVIVTEVDPICALQAAMDGYQVTTLDEVVDKADIFITTTGNKDIIMASDMAKMKHQAIVGNIGHFDNEIDMAGLAKIEGIVKDEVKPQVHTWTFPDGKVLIVLSEGRLLNLGNATGHPSFVMSNSFADQTLAQIELFTKQDEYPTDVYVLPKHLDEKVARLHLDALGVKLTKLSPEQAAYIGVEVEGPYKPDHYRY, encoded by the coding sequence ATGACTCTCATCAACGGCCAGGACTTCAAGGTCGCCGACCTCTCCCTCGCCGAGTTCGGCCGCAAGGAGATCACCCTCGCCGAGCACGAGATGCCCGGCCTGATGTCGATCCGCAAGGAATTCTCCGCCACGCAGCCGCTGGCAGGCGCCCGCATCATGGGCTCGCTGCACATGACCGTGCAGACCGCCGTCCTCATCGAGACCCTGGTCGCCCTCGGCGCCGAGGTCCGCTGGGTCTCCTGCAACATCTTCTCGACCCAGGACCACGCGGCCGCCGCCATCGCGGTCGGTCCGAACGGCACCCCGGACGACCCCCAGGGCATCCCGGTCTTCGCCTGGAAGGGCGAGACCCTGGAAGAGTACTGGTGGTGCACGGAGCAGGCGCTGACCTGGCCGAACACCCCCACCGGCGGCCCGAACATGATCCTGGACGACGGTGGCGACGCCACCCTCCTCGTCCACAAGGGCGTCGAGTACGAGAAGGCCGGCAAGGTCCCCTCGGTCGACACCGCGGAGAACGACGAGCACCGCGTCATCCTCCAGCTCCTCAACCGCACCATCACCGACGGCTCGCAGAAGTGGACCCAGCTCGCCTCGGAGATCCGCGGCGTGACCGAGGAGACCACGACCGGCGTCCACCGTCTCTACGAGATGCACCGCGACGGCTCGCTGCTCTTCCCGGCGATCAACGTCAACGACGCCGTCACCAAGTCGAAGTTCGACAACAAGTACGGCTGCCGCCACTCGCTGATCGACGGCATCAACCGCGCCACCGACGTCCTCATCGGCGGCAAGACCGCCGTCGTCCTCGGCTACGGCGACGTGGGCAAGGGCTGCGCGGAGTCCCTGCGCGGTCAGGGCGCCCGCGTGATCGTCACCGAGGTCGACCCGATCTGCGCGCTCCAGGCGGCGATGGACGGCTACCAGGTCACCACGCTCGACGAGGTCGTCGACAAGGCCGACATCTTCATCACCACGACCGGCAACAAGGACATCATCATGGCCTCGGACATGGCCAAGATGAAGCACCAGGCGATCGTGGGCAACATCGGCCACTTCGACAACGAGATCGACATGGCCGGTCTCGCGAAGATCGAGGGCATCGTCAAGGACGAGGTCAAGCCGCAGGTCCACACCTGGACGTTCCCCGACGGCAAGGTCCTCATCGTGCTCTCCGAGGGCCGCCTCCTCAACCTGGGCAACGCGACCGGCCACCCGTCCTTCGTGATGTCCAACTCCTTCGCGGACCAGACGCTGGCCCAGATCGAGCTGTTCACCAAGCAGGACGAGTACCCGACCGACGTCTACGTGCTCCCCAAGCACCTGGACGAGAAGGTCGCCCGCCTCCACCTCGACGCGCTCGGCGTGAAGCTCACGAAGCTCAGCCCCGAGCAGGCCGCGTACATCGGCGTCGAGGTCGAGGGCCCGTACAAGCCCGACCACTACCGCTACTGA
- a CDS encoding RDD family protein translates to MSELVTGEAVALELRPAKLPSRALAVLIDLAVAWAVYLAVTVGILASTASLDDAAAAAVAVATFLLVLIGGPIAVETLSHGRSLGKLACGLRVVRDDGGPIRFRHALVRGAVGVVEILLTFGVVACVASLVSARGRRLGDVFAGTLVVRERVPSGRGEFVPPPPPWLVGQFSGLDLSGVPEGLWLAIRQYLTRMRQLDPQVGWAMAERLATDLVERTGAPAPQGVPPAAYLAAVMNERQARDARRAFGQEQQSYAGHVGGAGAGGDAGAGSAAVYPTPVQPVSAPTTAPPAPADSPAASEGAPPPATGFAPPA, encoded by the coding sequence GTGAGTGAGCTTGTGACGGGTGAGGCGGTGGCGCTGGAGCTGCGTCCCGCGAAACTGCCGAGCAGGGCGCTTGCGGTGCTGATCGACCTGGCCGTGGCGTGGGCCGTCTATCTCGCGGTGACCGTCGGGATCCTCGCCTCGACCGCCTCGCTGGACGATGCCGCGGCCGCCGCTGTCGCGGTCGCCACCTTCCTGCTCGTTCTGATCGGCGGGCCCATCGCGGTGGAGACGCTCAGTCACGGCCGGTCGCTCGGGAAGCTGGCGTGCGGGCTGCGGGTGGTGCGGGACGACGGGGGGCCGATCCGGTTCCGGCACGCGCTGGTGCGCGGGGCCGTCGGGGTCGTCGAGATTCTGCTGACGTTCGGGGTGGTCGCGTGCGTCGCGTCGCTGGTGTCGGCGCGCGGGCGGCGGCTCGGGGATGTGTTCGCGGGGACGCTCGTCGTGCGTGAGCGGGTGCCTTCGGGGCGGGGGGAGTTCGTTCCGCCGCCTCCGCCGTGGCTGGTCGGGCAGTTCTCCGGGCTTGATCTGTCCGGGGTTCCCGAGGGGTTGTGGCTGGCCATTCGCCAGTACCTCACGCGGATGAGGCAGTTGGATCCGCAGGTGGGCTGGGCGATGGCGGAGCGGCTCGCCACCGATCTGGTGGAGCGGACGGGGGCGCCCGCGCCGCAGGGCGTTCCCCCGGCCGCCTACTTGGCCGCTGTCATGAACGAGCGGCAGGCTCGGGACGCGCGGCGGGCCTTTGGCCAGGAGCAGCAGTCGTACGCCGGACATGTGGGAGGGGCTGGGGCCGGAGGGGATGCCGGAGCGGGCTCCGCCGCTGTCTATCCCACGCCTGTGCAGCCTGTCTCCGCCCCTACTACTGCGCCGCCCGCGCCCGCCGATTCGCCTGCGGCCTCCGAGGGAGCACCGCCTCCTGCCACGGGGTTCGCGCCGCCCGCGTAG
- a CDS encoding cation diffusion facilitator family transporter — protein MSASGGTKAIVAALAANLAIAVAKFVAFLFSGSSSMLAESVHSLADSGNQGLLLLGGKKAQREATPQHPFGYGRERYIYAFLVSIVLFSVGGMFAIYEGYEKIKHPHELEHWYWPVGVLVFAIIAEGFSFRTAIKESNQTRGKLTWTQFVRRAKAPELPVVLLEDLGALVGLVLALGGVGLALATGDGVWDGIGTLCIGILLILIAIVLAAETKSLLLGEAAGTEEVTKIEKALVDGDTVTKVIHMRTLHLGPEELLVAAKIAVQHDDTAAEVAAAINAAEERIRAAVPIARVIYLEPDIYSESAASAGTNPAKAPGGH, from the coding sequence ATGAGCGCGTCAGGCGGAACAAAGGCGATCGTCGCGGCACTCGCCGCGAACCTCGCGATCGCGGTGGCGAAGTTCGTCGCGTTCCTCTTCAGTGGCTCGTCGTCGATGCTCGCCGAGAGCGTCCACTCGCTCGCCGACTCCGGCAACCAGGGCCTGCTGCTCCTCGGCGGCAAGAAGGCCCAGCGCGAGGCGACCCCGCAACACCCCTTCGGCTACGGCCGCGAGCGCTACATCTACGCCTTCCTCGTCTCGATCGTCCTTTTCTCGGTCGGCGGCATGTTCGCGATCTACGAGGGCTACGAGAAGATCAAGCACCCGCACGAGCTGGAGCACTGGTACTGGCCCGTCGGGGTCCTGGTGTTCGCGATCATCGCGGAGGGCTTCTCCTTCCGTACCGCCATCAAGGAGTCCAACCAGACGCGCGGCAAGCTCACCTGGACACAGTTCGTCCGTCGCGCCAAGGCCCCCGAGCTGCCCGTCGTCCTCCTTGAGGACCTCGGCGCGCTCGTCGGCCTGGTCCTCGCCCTCGGCGGCGTCGGCCTCGCGCTCGCCACCGGCGACGGCGTCTGGGACGGCATCGGCACGCTCTGCATCGGCATCCTGCTCATCCTGATCGCGATCGTCCTCGCCGCGGAGACCAAGTCCCTGCTGCTCGGCGAGGCCGCGGGCACCGAGGAAGTCACCAAGATCGAGAAGGCCCTGGTCGACGGCGACACGGTCACCAAGGTCATCCACATGCGCACGCTCCACCTCGGCCCCGAGGAGCTGCTCGTCGCCGCCAAGATCGCCGTCCAGCACGACGACACGGCCGCGGAGGTCGCCGCCGCGATCAACGCCGCGGAGGAGCGCATCCGCGCCGCGGTCCCGATCGCCCGCGTGATCTACCTCGAACCGGACATCTACAGCGAGTCGGCGGCATCCGCGGGCACGAACCCGGCGAAGGCGCCCGGCGGCCACTGA
- a CDS encoding fructose-specific PTS transporter subunit EIIC, whose translation MTSPADPPIGGDSSGQKKVKLLAVTACPTGIAHTYMAAEKLSQAAESLGIDMKVETQGSIGAENVLTDNDVRDADGIIIAADKDVDRSRFVGKRVLSVGVSEGISHPERLIERVRSAPVHGGGGGGGSAEPVSGGGGGKERSVAYKALMNGVSYMIPFVVVGGLLIAISLSLGGHTDPKGGLVIPDGSFWMHVNQIGVIGFTLMVPILSGYIAYAIGDRPALVPGMIGGWIANTGDLYDSKAGAGFIGAIVTGFLAGYLVLWIKKVKVPKFVQPIMPIIVIPIVATTALGLFFIYVIGKPISWIFEHLTSWLSGMTGTSAILLGAILGLMIAFDMGGPVNKTAFLFGAGLIATGNQTVMGMCAAAIPVMPLGQGLATLMRKRLYTEQERETGLASLFMGFFGISEGAIPFAAARPAQVIPANMLGGAVAGAIAGMASVKDAVPHGGPIVAVLGAVGGVPMFFVAIAIGSVVTALTTVTLVDLSERKRRGAPLVDVPGGPEPVLVGVGATAGGAAVAAEALQKAPAPAPAAEASAPVPSPGPEAADQVLSGYLTEQTVKVQLAARDKEAAIHEMATLLATTGKVNDVEELVRTALRREAQGTTGLGEEIAIPHAKTDAVDSPLVGFARSSEGIEWGALDGTKAKLIFMISVPEAAAGDEHLRILALLSRKLMDTGFRERLEAAPDDAAILDVLREVH comes from the coding sequence GTGACCAGTCCGGCCGACCCCCCGATAGGCGGGGACAGCAGCGGGCAGAAGAAGGTGAAGCTGCTCGCGGTGACCGCTTGTCCGACCGGTATCGCTCACACGTACATGGCCGCGGAGAAGCTTTCGCAGGCCGCGGAGAGCCTCGGCATCGACATGAAGGTGGAGACGCAGGGCTCCATCGGGGCCGAGAACGTACTGACTGACAACGATGTCAGAGATGCCGACGGCATCATCATCGCGGCCGACAAGGACGTGGACCGCAGCCGGTTCGTGGGCAAGCGCGTGCTGTCCGTCGGGGTGTCCGAGGGCATCAGCCACCCCGAGCGGCTGATCGAGCGGGTGCGGAGCGCGCCCGTGCACGGCGGGGGCGGGGGCGGCGGTTCGGCCGAGCCGGTCTCCGGTGGGGGCGGGGGCAAGGAGCGGAGCGTCGCGTACAAGGCGCTGATGAACGGCGTCTCGTACATGATTCCGTTCGTGGTGGTGGGTGGGCTTTTGATCGCCATCTCGCTGTCGCTCGGCGGGCACACCGACCCCAAGGGCGGGCTCGTCATTCCGGACGGCTCGTTCTGGATGCACGTGAACCAGATCGGCGTCATCGGGTTCACGCTGATGGTGCCGATCCTGTCGGGCTACATCGCGTACGCGATCGGGGACCGGCCCGCGCTGGTACCGGGCATGATCGGCGGGTGGATCGCCAACACCGGTGATCTGTACGACTCCAAGGCGGGCGCGGGCTTCATCGGGGCCATCGTCACCGGCTTCCTGGCCGGTTATCTGGTGCTGTGGATCAAGAAGGTCAAGGTCCCGAAGTTCGTCCAGCCGATCATGCCGATCATCGTGATCCCGATCGTGGCGACCACGGCGCTCGGCCTGTTCTTCATCTACGTCATCGGGAAGCCGATCTCGTGGATCTTCGAGCATCTGACCAGCTGGCTCAGCGGCATGACAGGGACCAGTGCGATCCTGCTCGGCGCCATCCTGGGACTCATGATCGCGTTCGACATGGGTGGTCCCGTCAACAAGACGGCGTTCCTCTTCGGTGCGGGGCTCATCGCGACCGGCAACCAGACCGTCATGGGCATGTGTGCCGCGGCGATTCCGGTCATGCCGCTCGGGCAGGGGCTCGCGACGCTGATGCGGAAGCGGCTCTACACGGAGCAGGAGCGGGAGACCGGGCTCGCGTCCTTGTTCATGGGCTTCTTCGGGATCTCGGAAGGCGCCATCCCCTTCGCCGCCGCGCGGCCCGCGCAGGTCATTCCCGCCAACATGCTCGGCGGTGCTGTCGCCGGGGCGATCGCCGGGATGGCGAGCGTGAAGGACGCCGTGCCGCACGGTGGCCCGATCGTGGCGGTCCTCGGTGCCGTCGGCGGCGTGCCCATGTTCTTCGTGGCGATCGCCATCGGTTCGGTCGTCACCGCGCTCACCACGGTGACGCTGGTCGACCTCAGTGAGCGCAAGCGGCGCGGTGCCCCGCTGGTCGACGTGCCGGGCGGGCCCGAGCCGGTGCTCGTCGGGGTCGGGGCCACCGCGGGTGGTGCGGCGGTCGCGGCGGAGGCTCTCCAGAAGGCCCCGGCTCCGGCTCCGGCGGCCGAGGCTTCGGCGCCGGTCCCCTCCCCCGGACCGGAAGCCGCCGACCAGGTCCTCTCCGGCTACCTCACCGAGCAGACCGTCAAGGTCCAGCTGGCCGCGCGCGACAAGGAAGCGGCGATCCACGAGATGGCCACGCTGCTCGCCACCACCGGCAAGGTCAACGACGTCGAGGAGCTGGTGCGGACCGCGCTGCGGCGCGAGGCGCAGGGCACCACGGGACTCGGCGAGGAGATCGCCATCCCGCACGCCAAGACCGACGCCGTCGACTCGCCGCTCGTCGGGTTCGCCCGGTCGTCCGAGGGCATCGAGTGGGGCGCGCTCGACGGCACGAAGGCCAAGTTGATCTTCATGATCTCCGTGCCCGAGGCGGCCGCCGGGGACGAGCACCTGCGGATCCTCGCCCTGCTGTCGCGGAAGTTGATGGACACCGGCTTCCGCGAGCGTCTCGAGGCGGCGCCGGACGACGCCGCGATCCTCGACGTACTGCGTGAGGTCCACTAG
- a CDS encoding DUF58 domain-containing protein: MALTGRTALLAAIGSLPVGIWAPGWTGMLAVNAPLALACACDFALAAPVRRLRLTRSGDTSARLGETADVDLTVTNPSGRPLLAELRDAWPPSSWQPGTEVAASRHRSTIPAGERRRLTTRLRPTRRGDHHADRVTIRSYGPLGLFTRQGSHQVPWTVRVLPPFASRKHLPSKLARLRELDGRTSVLTRGQGTEFDSLRDYVPGDDTRSIDWRATARQSTVAVRTWRPERDRHILLVLDTGRTSAGRVGDAPRLDASMDAALLLAALASRAGDRVDLLAYDRRVRALVQGRAAGEVLPSLVNALATLEPELIETDARGLTATALRTAPRSSLIVLLTSLDTAPVEEGLLPVLSRLTKRHTVLVASVADPHIEQMATSRGTTEAVYDAAAAAQAQSERHRTAEQLMRRGVTVVDATPDELAPALADAYLSLKAAGRL, from the coding sequence ATGGCCCTCACCGGACGCACCGCCCTCCTGGCGGCCATCGGCAGCCTCCCCGTAGGCATCTGGGCCCCCGGCTGGACCGGCATGCTCGCCGTCAACGCTCCGCTCGCCCTGGCCTGCGCCTGCGACTTCGCCCTGGCCGCCCCCGTACGCCGACTGCGTCTGACCCGCTCCGGCGACACCTCCGCACGCCTCGGCGAAACCGCCGACGTCGACCTCACCGTCACGAACCCCTCCGGCCGCCCCCTGCTCGCCGAGCTCCGTGACGCCTGGCCCCCCAGCAGCTGGCAGCCGGGCACCGAGGTCGCCGCGTCCCGACACCGGTCCACGATCCCGGCCGGCGAGCGCCGCCGTCTCACGACCCGCCTGCGCCCCACCCGCCGCGGCGACCACCACGCCGACCGCGTCACCATCCGCTCGTACGGCCCCCTCGGCCTCTTCACCCGCCAGGGCAGCCACCAGGTCCCCTGGACCGTCCGCGTCCTGCCCCCGTTCGCCAGCCGGAAGCACCTGCCCTCCAAGCTGGCCCGCCTGCGCGAACTCGACGGCCGCACCAGCGTGTTGACCCGCGGCCAGGGCACCGAGTTCGACAGCCTCCGCGATTACGTCCCCGGCGACGACACCCGCTCCATCGACTGGCGCGCCACCGCCCGCCAGTCCACCGTCGCGGTCCGCACCTGGCGCCCGGAACGCGACCGGCACATCCTTCTGGTCCTCGACACCGGCCGCACCTCGGCAGGCCGCGTCGGCGACGCCCCGCGTCTCGACGCCTCCATGGACGCGGCACTCCTCCTCGCCGCCCTGGCTTCCCGGGCAGGCGACCGCGTCGACCTTCTCGCGTACGACCGCCGGGTGCGCGCCCTCGTCCAGGGCCGAGCGGCAGGAGAAGTCCTGCCCTCCCTGGTCAACGCCCTGGCCACGCTCGAACCCGAACTCATCGAGACCGACGCCCGTGGCCTCACCGCGACGGCCCTCCGCACGGCCCCCCGCAGCTCCCTCATCGTTCTCCTCACCAGCCTCGACACGGCCCCGGTGGAAGAGGGGCTGCTCCCCGTACTCTCCCGCCTCACCAAACGCCACACCGTCCTGGTCGCCTCGGTGGCCGACCCGCACATCGAGCAGATGGCCACGTCCCGCGGCACAACAGAGGCGGTGTACGACGCGGCGGCCGCAGCCCAAGCTCAGTCAGAACGCCACCGCACGGCAGAACAGCTCATGCGCCGAGGCGTAACGGTCGTGGACGCCACCCCGGACGAGCTTGCCCCGGCACTGGCAGACGCCTACCTGTCCCTCAAAGCCGCAGGCCGTCTCTGA
- a CDS encoding stage II sporulation protein M encodes MDLDVFVSAHRAEWDRLDALLRRQRRLSGAEADELVTLYQRTATHLSLIQSSSPDPQLIGRLTHLVARARSAVTGTRRASWRDVTHFLARGFPAAVYRSRHWWVPTALLSTVLAAVIGWWIATHPEVQASIAAPSELRELTRPGGEYETYYSSHPATAFAAQVWTNNAQAAAMCLVLGAFLCFPVIWILFQNMLNLGVGIGLMSSADRLDTFLGLVLPHGLLELTAVFVAAGTGLRLGWTVIDPGPRTRRTALAEEGRAALGMAIGLALVLFVSGAIEGFVTPSGLPTWARIGIGVTAELAFFAYVYVLGGRAARAGETGDLDGPDRSSEVPLAA; translated from the coding sequence ATGGACCTCGACGTCTTCGTGTCCGCCCACCGAGCCGAATGGGACCGGCTCGACGCCCTGCTGCGCCGCCAACGCCGCCTCTCCGGAGCAGAGGCCGACGAACTCGTCACCCTCTACCAGCGCACCGCGACGCATCTGTCCCTGATCCAGTCCAGCTCCCCGGACCCGCAGCTCATAGGCCGCCTCACACACCTGGTGGCACGCGCGCGTAGTGCCGTGACGGGCACCCGCCGTGCCTCCTGGCGCGACGTGACCCACTTCTTGGCGCGCGGTTTTCCCGCGGCCGTCTACCGCTCCCGCCACTGGTGGGTCCCCACGGCCCTGCTCTCGACGGTCCTCGCGGCCGTCATCGGCTGGTGGATCGCCACGCACCCCGAGGTCCAGGCCTCGATCGCCGCCCCCAGCGAACTGCGCGAGCTGACCCGCCCCGGTGGTGAGTACGAGACGTACTACTCCAGCCACCCCGCGACCGCGTTCGCGGCACAGGTCTGGACGAACAACGCCCAGGCAGCCGCGATGTGCCTGGTCCTGGGCGCCTTCCTCTGTTTCCCCGTCATCTGGATCCTCTTCCAGAACATGCTGAACCTCGGGGTGGGCATCGGCCTGATGTCCTCGGCCGACCGCCTCGACACCTTCCTCGGCCTGGTCCTGCCGCACGGCCTCCTGGAACTGACCGCCGTCTTCGTGGCGGCGGGAACGGGCCTGCGCCTCGGCTGGACCGTCATCGACCCGGGCCCGCGCACCCGCCGCACGGCCCTCGCCGAGGAAGGCCGAGCGGCCCTCGGCATGGCGATCGGCCTGGCCCTCGTCCTCTTCGTCTCCGGCGCCATCGAAGGCTTCGTCACCCCCTCGGGCCTGCCCACCTGGGCCCGCATCGGCATAGGCGTCACCGCTGAACTGGCCTTCTTCGCGTACGTCTACGTCCTTGGCGGCAGAGCGGCACGAGCAGGTGAAACGGGGGACCTCGACGGACCCGACCGCAGCTCCGAGGTCCCCCTCGCAGCGTGA